The genome window GGGTTGTATGATACCCCACAGGCAGGCGATCCTATACTGGTGGACTGGGCGCCCCCACATGCCATAAAAAGCACGTTGCAATATTCTGTATGGGCGGATTTTTCACCTGAAGATATGCTGGTATCCGGCAGGAAAGGTAGCATACGCGCAAATAGGGCAGTGATAGCATCTTCGGATGTAGAGGATAACATAAGAGATGGGATCAAGGAATATGTATCTCAGGGAGAGATTATAAAGGGACTTATAGCCGGCAGACAAGAACGCAGGATAAATAAGGGTTTCATAGAATTATATATATCCCTGGAACCGCGTCCAAAACTAGACTACAGTCCATATGTGGATTTGTTGAATAAAGTATGAGTTTAGATTGATGAGGATCAAGTTTAACATCTGAGCATAGATGTTGGGCTTGACCCTTTTTTTATTGGATATATTTGAATGATGTTTGCCTAAATAGATAACTTTTATTGTATGATTTTTATTTACTAGCATGGTATAATATAGTGTATATGGTATCTGAATAGATTATATAAAAGAAAGATCAACTCGGAGTGGTATGAATGACAAAGTACAAATTCAACAAAACAATTGAACAAATTGCACAGCAATATGGAATTGTCTTTTTTGTTTATTTCGGGAGCTATCAGACGGAGTATTATAATAGAGATAGTGATATAGATATTGCTTTTGTTTCATATGGAGAAATATCGTCTAAAGATAAACTGGAAATGCTGGAAGATTTAATTAAATATCACAGAAAGAGTGAGATAGACCTTATCGATTTGAAAAAGGCAGAACCTATATTACGGCGGGAGGTTGC of Clostridia bacterium contains these proteins:
- a CDS encoding nucleotidyltransferase domain-containing protein, encoding MTKYKFNKTIEQIAQQYGIVFFVYFGSYQTEYYNRDSDIDIAFVSYGEISSKDKLEMLEDLIKYHRKSEIDLIDLKKAEPILRREVALNGRVLYEEENGIFERYSLFYIKRFYELKPVIEEQLKQISQEIKELLEDG